One Bradyrhizobium sp. CCGB12 genomic window carries:
- a CDS encoding HWE histidine kinase domain-containing protein: MNEAVNLTNCDREPIHIPGSVQPFGFLLAVLSDFTICMASDNVGSFLGADVADLLQRPLSSVISEAAVETIRGRVDHLGGPDATERLFGVELWAGKPLYDLSIHFSGAYLVVEAEPSVNEPGVNSGELVRLMLERVRKTRGMTDLAREAARQLKALTGFDRVMVYQFHPDGSGEVIAETAESGLEPFLGLRYPASDIPRQARALYQRNWLRIIADVNAVPAALVSTATHNAGLLDLSMSVLRSVSPIHVEYLRNMGVAASMSVSILRDGKLWGLFACHNYSPRYISFDKRTASELFGQMFSWIVEGREREGDVAYEARAHQVQERLIEIAASHEHSRRAIVDFLSDYRRMIECDGVAVWSDNKIALDGETPTEDEVKDLVAFINRTSPGRIFASAEIAKVYAAGQSFRDRAAGFLAIPISRTPRDCLLFFRREVTRSVKWAGDPNKVYDEGPHGPRLTPRKSFELWQETVAGQSKPWSAADIRIAESLRVTLLEVILQLSDLAARERRGAQERQELMIAELNHRVRNILSLVRALVAQSKDTATSVEEFTGVLGGRIQALARAHDQITNLNWAPVALRTLVESEAGAYLGARAGRVKMGGPDVALDPKAFATLALVVHEMMTNSAKYGALADSTGNVEVVWRLDPSSSLVIEWKETGGPPVQPPSRRGFGTTIIERSVPFDLKGDAEIRFDLLGVQARFIIPPNFVQLLPSIAGAAMRIEEQQSAQPRISDTALIVEDNLIIAMAAEVILLDLGARHVDTAATVDQALRSIERTRPSFALLDLNLGSESSIKVAQKLKQIGVPFIFATGYGERAPLPEDLASAPVIQKPYTLEVVENAIGKLQSAMA; the protein is encoded by the coding sequence ATGAACGAAGCCGTCAATCTCACCAATTGCGATCGCGAGCCGATCCACATTCCCGGCAGCGTGCAACCGTTCGGCTTCCTGCTCGCGGTGCTGTCGGATTTCACGATCTGCATGGCCTCCGACAATGTCGGCAGCTTTCTCGGGGCTGACGTTGCCGACCTGCTCCAACGGCCGTTGTCGAGCGTGATCTCGGAGGCGGCCGTCGAGACGATCCGCGGCCGCGTCGATCATCTCGGCGGGCCTGATGCGACCGAACGTCTGTTTGGCGTCGAGCTCTGGGCGGGCAAGCCGCTGTACGATCTTTCGATCCATTTCTCCGGCGCTTACCTGGTCGTGGAGGCGGAGCCGAGCGTCAACGAGCCAGGCGTCAACTCCGGCGAGCTGGTTCGCCTGATGCTGGAACGAGTCCGCAAGACGCGCGGCATGACCGATCTTGCCCGCGAGGCGGCGCGCCAGCTCAAGGCGCTGACCGGCTTCGACCGGGTCATGGTCTATCAGTTTCACCCGGACGGATCGGGCGAGGTGATCGCCGAGACCGCGGAGTCGGGCCTCGAACCCTTCCTTGGCCTGCGCTATCCCGCTTCGGACATCCCGAGGCAGGCGCGCGCCCTCTACCAACGCAACTGGCTGCGCATCATCGCCGACGTCAATGCCGTGCCGGCGGCGCTGGTGTCCACGGCCACGCACAATGCCGGGCTGCTGGATCTCTCGATGAGCGTGCTGCGCTCGGTGTCGCCGATTCACGTCGAATATTTGCGCAACATGGGGGTTGCCGCCTCGATGTCGGTGTCGATCCTGCGCGATGGCAAGCTGTGGGGTCTGTTTGCCTGTCACAATTATTCGCCGCGCTATATCTCGTTCGACAAGCGTACGGCCTCCGAGCTGTTCGGGCAGATGTTTTCCTGGATCGTCGAGGGACGCGAGCGCGAGGGAGACGTCGCCTATGAGGCCCGCGCTCACCAGGTCCAGGAGCGACTGATCGAGATCGCGGCCTCGCACGAGCATAGCCGGCGCGCGATCGTCGATTTTCTGAGCGACTATCGCAGGATGATCGAGTGCGACGGCGTCGCGGTCTGGTCCGACAACAAGATCGCGCTCGACGGCGAGACGCCGACCGAGGACGAGGTGAAGGATCTCGTTGCCTTCATCAACCGGACCTCGCCGGGACGGATCTTCGCCAGCGCCGAAATTGCGAAGGTCTATGCCGCCGGCCAGTCCTTCCGCGACCGTGCAGCGGGATTTCTCGCCATTCCGATCTCGCGCACCCCGCGCGACTGCCTGCTCTTTTTCCGGCGCGAGGTCACGCGTTCGGTCAAATGGGCCGGCGATCCCAACAAGGTCTATGACGAAGGCCCGCACGGCCCGCGCCTGACGCCGCGCAAGAGCTTCGAGCTCTGGCAGGAGACGGTGGCGGGGCAGTCGAAGCCATGGTCGGCGGCCGACATCCGCATCGCCGAGAGCCTGCGCGTCACGCTGCTCGAGGTCATCCTGCAATTGTCCGATCTCGCCGCGCGCGAGCGTCGCGGGGCGCAGGAGCGGCAGGAGCTGATGATCGCCGAGCTCAATCACCGCGTCCGCAACATCCTGAGCCTCGTCCGCGCCCTGGTGGCACAGAGCAAGGACACCGCGACCAGCGTGGAGGAATTCACGGGCGTGCTCGGCGGCCGCATCCAGGCCTTGGCGCGCGCGCACGATCAGATCACCAACCTCAACTGGGCGCCGGTCGCGCTGCGGACGCTGGTCGAATCCGAGGCGGGCGCCTATCTCGGCGCGCGTGCCGGCCGCGTGAAGATGGGCGGGCCTGACGTGGCGCTCGATCCCAAGGCCTTTGCGACACTGGCGCTGGTCGTCCACGAGATGATGACCAACTCCGCCAAATATGGTGCGCTTGCCGATTCCACCGGCAACGTCGAGGTGGTCTGGCGCCTCGATCCCTCGTCGAGCCTCGTGATCGAATGGAAGGAAACCGGTGGTCCCCCAGTGCAGCCGCCCTCGCGGCGCGGCTTCGGCACCACGATCATCGAGCGATCGGTGCCGTTCGATCTGAAGGGCGATGCCGAAATCCGCTTCGACCTGTTGGGGGTGCAGGCGAGATTCATCATTCCCCCCAATTTCGTCCAGCTATTGCCGTCCATCGCGGGAGCCGCCATGCGCATCGAGGAGCAGCAATCCGCCCAGCCCAGGATTTCCGACACGGCCCTGATCGTCGAGGACAATCTGATCATCGCGATGGCCGCGGAGGTCATCCTGCTCGACCTCGGCGCTCGCCACGTCGATACCGCCGCGACCGTCGATCAGGCGTTGCGCTCGATCGAGCGCACCCGGCCGAGCTTTGCCCTGCTCGATCTCAACCTCGGCAGTGAAAGCAGCATCAAGGTGGCGCAGAAGCTGAAGCAGATCGGCGTGCCCTTCATCTTCGCAACCGGCTATGGCGAGCGCGCGCCGCTTCCGGAGGATCTGGCCTCGGCACCGGTGATCCAGAAGCCCTACACACTGGAAGTGGTCGAGAACGCGATCGGCAAATTGCAGTCGGCGATGGCCTGA
- a CDS encoding biliverdin-producing heme oxygenase has product MLAEASDVSTQVGRSCPGLRERLRDATAAAHRELDAQLSSFDLTVMAGYRRFLQASAGALLPLEAALVEAGVARMFPDWPERSRSAAIAADLARLGSAAQPTVSVPPLTSSGMLGTMYVLEGSRLGAKFLLKEVADLADPRIAEATSYLGHGAGKRLWQSFLWKLQSEEACDENQVIEAAHAAFAAFERAADRA; this is encoded by the coding sequence ATGCTGGCTGAGGCTTCGGACGTTTCGACACAGGTGGGCCGCAGCTGTCCCGGACTCCGTGAACGACTGAGAGATGCGACCGCAGCCGCGCACCGGGAGCTCGATGCGCAGCTTTCATCGTTCGATCTCACCGTCATGGCAGGCTATCGCCGCTTTCTTCAAGCCAGCGCCGGCGCGCTTCTCCCGCTCGAAGCTGCGCTCGTGGAGGCAGGCGTCGCCAGGATGTTTCCGGATTGGCCAGAGCGGTCGCGCAGCGCCGCGATCGCGGCTGATCTCGCGCGGCTCGGCAGCGCCGCGCAACCTACCGTATCGGTGCCGCCACTGACGTCCAGCGGCATGCTCGGCACGATGTATGTGCTGGAGGGCTCCCGGCTCGGTGCCAAGTTCCTGCTGAAGGAGGTCGCGGACCTCGCCGACCCGCGCATCGCGGAGGCTACCAGCTATCTCGGCCATGGTGCGGGCAAGCGGCTCTGGCAAAGTTTCCTGTGGAAGCTTCAAAGCGAGGAGGCCTGCGACGAGAATCAGGTGATCGAGGCGGCGCACGCTGCCTTCGCCGCGTTCGAGCGGGCGGCGGACCGGGCATGA
- a CDS encoding DUF1127 domain-containing protein, translating to MMRVWRALVEMARIRRERSRARYQLAAMTERELQDCGMTRSEIGYELSKPRRRR from the coding sequence ATGATGCGGGTCTGGCGGGCGCTGGTCGAGATGGCCCGTATCAGACGCGAGCGATCCCGGGCCCGGTATCAGCTTGCCGCCATGACCGAACGAGAGCTTCAGGACTGCGGAATGACGCGGTCAGAGATCGGTTACGAGTTGTCTAAACCACGCCGTCGGAGATAG
- a CDS encoding nuclear transport factor 2 family protein: MSASANKNLLQDIFAAAANPDPAARDRALFTASLADDAKWVVTGQYSWSRTFSGKEAILNDLHGYVRTRLRDRTRTIAHRFIADGDIVVVEAKGDNVTPAGVRYDNDYCLVFRLEDGKIKEIREYCDSILTEKALGPFPQAPVRAAS; this comes from the coding sequence ATGAGCGCGAGTGCAAACAAGAATTTGCTGCAGGATATCTTTGCCGCGGCTGCCAACCCCGATCCCGCCGCGCGCGACCGCGCGCTGTTCACCGCGAGCCTTGCCGACGACGCCAAATGGGTCGTGACCGGTCAATATTCCTGGTCGCGCACCTTTTCCGGCAAGGAGGCGATCCTCAACGATTTGCACGGCTATGTCCGCACCCGCCTGCGCGACCGCACGCGCACGATCGCCCACCGCTTCATTGCCGATGGCGATATCGTCGTGGTGGAAGCCAAAGGCGACAACGTCACGCCCGCGGGCGTGCGTTACGATAACGACTATTGTCTCGTGTTTCGCCTGGAGGACGGCAAGATCAAGGAGATCCGGGAATATTGCGACTCGATCCTGACCGAGAAGGCGCTCGGTCCTTTTCCGCAAGCGCCGGTGAGGGCTGCGAGCTGA
- a CDS encoding LysR family transcriptional regulator: protein MNLNSLDLNLLTALDALLREANVSRAAFRIGLSQPATSHALQRLRDIFGDPLLVRTGARMELSPRAMALRAPLAQALDQVRGLFVPEDFDAARSERQFRLMMPDLAVELLMPPLMAKVTRAAPNVRIDVVPWRGPAIFHAEFARTIDLVISIGNAFKGFHRQLLYTDADALAVRRGHPVGAKLKRRETFLAARHVGVIIRGQPEDLIDTWLRTKGIERHISLVVPGYLEALHVAARTDLVAFVPRRLIAALSTQLGLVTVAPPLDPGIDEQFMFHPTRAQMDPGSIWLRRLMLETGRELEKRKAG, encoded by the coding sequence ATGAATTTGAATTCGCTTGACCTCAATCTCTTGACGGCCCTCGACGCCCTGCTGCGCGAAGCGAATGTCAGCCGCGCCGCGTTCCGGATCGGGCTGTCGCAGCCGGCGACCAGCCACGCCCTCCAGCGGCTGCGCGACATCTTCGGCGATCCGCTCCTGGTGCGCACCGGCGCGCGGATGGAGCTGAGCCCGCGGGCGATGGCCCTGCGTGCGCCGCTGGCACAGGCGCTCGACCAGGTGCGCGGCCTGTTCGTGCCGGAGGATTTCGACGCGGCGCGCAGCGAGCGGCAATTTCGCCTGATGATGCCGGATCTCGCGGTCGAACTGCTGATGCCGCCGTTGATGGCGAAGGTGACGCGGGCCGCGCCCAACGTGCGCATCGACGTGGTGCCATGGCGGGGCCCGGCGATCTTCCATGCCGAATTCGCCCGCACCATCGACCTCGTGATCTCGATCGGCAACGCCTTCAAGGGCTTTCACCGTCAGCTGCTCTATACCGATGCCGACGCGCTGGCGGTGCGGCGCGGCCATCCCGTGGGGGCGAAGCTTAAGCGGCGCGAGACGTTCCTGGCCGCACGCCATGTCGGCGTGATCATCCGCGGCCAGCCCGAGGACCTGATCGACACCTGGCTTCGCACCAAGGGCATCGAGCGACATATCTCGCTGGTGGTGCCGGGCTATCTCGAAGCGCTGCACGTCGCCGCGCGCACCGACCTCGTTGCCTTCGTGCCGCGTCGGCTGATCGCGGCGCTGTCGACACAGCTCGGCCTCGTCACGGTGGCGCCGCCGCTCGACCCAGGGATCGACGAGCAGTTCATGTTCCACCCGACACGCGCGCAGATGGATCCCGGCTCGATCTGGCTGAGACGGCTGATGCTGGAGACGGGGCGAGAGTTGGAGAAGCGGAAGGCCGGATAG
- a CDS encoding FMN-dependent NADH-azoreductase, which produces MMKILHITCSPRGQVSESYRLSQKIIGHLRKSDPAALLVNRVIGGGAIPHIDESYASALGATQQSPAETFPEGSMSLSEQLIQELEDSDIVVIATPMHNFTVPSALKAWIDHVVRVRRTFTVTTAGKVARLRDRPVFVAVSSGGRYSDEHPRQPDFLTPYLKAVLGTIGLQNLTFFSVEGAAPGSNAAARARTRTDRALQEHFSSFSPLSPRTEVLV; this is translated from the coding sequence ATGATGAAAATCCTGCATATCACCTGTAGCCCACGCGGACAGGTTTCGGAGAGTTACAGGCTCTCTCAGAAGATTATCGGCCATTTGCGGAAGAGCGATCCGGCGGCCCTGTTGGTCAACCGTGTGATCGGGGGTGGTGCCATCCCGCATATCGATGAAAGCTACGCCAGCGCCCTTGGTGCCACACAGCAGTCGCCCGCAGAGACGTTCCCGGAAGGCTCAATGTCGCTGTCCGAGCAGCTCATTCAGGAGCTGGAGGATTCGGACATCGTGGTCATTGCGACACCTATGCACAACTTCACCGTTCCCTCCGCGCTGAAGGCGTGGATCGACCATGTCGTTCGGGTTCGCCGGACCTTCACCGTGACCACGGCCGGCAAGGTAGCGCGCCTCCGCGATCGTCCGGTCTTCGTCGCCGTGTCCTCGGGCGGCAGGTATTCCGACGAGCATCCTCGACAGCCCGATTTTCTGACGCCTTATTTGAAGGCCGTTCTGGGCACCATCGGACTGCAGAACTTGACGTTCTTCTCTGTTGAAGGGGCAGCCCCTGGCTCAAACGCAGCTGCTAGGGCCAGAACAAGGACGGATCGCGCGCTACAGGAGCACTTCTCTTCCTTTTCTCCTCTGTCACCGCGCACCGAGGTTCTCGTGTGA
- a CDS encoding PLP-dependent aminotransferase family protein, whose product MTILKADKISPLDPAAPEPFYRQIYDRFRSAIASGLLNPGDRIPSARALTKELGLARGTIDVAYSLLAAEGYIEAHGQAGTIVAPDLKPRTPVAIPTPRARNSTTTTSFRPDSILPFQMGLPALDAFPRKIWARLGARCVRAMQPSDMVHPSVCGLPALRAQIAAYLGVSRGINCSPSQIFVTSGYRHTIELIAHSLLNAGDRVWLENPGYPPTRDILGHMKIEAVAVPVDREGMVVSDGVRLAPRARAAVVTPAHQSPLSMSLSLPRRLALLDWAARNDAWIIEDDYDGEYRYVSRPLPALKSLDRDGRVFYSGTFSKVLVPSLRLAYLVVPESEVERVEQITEALAGGSPRLTQAIVTAFITEGHFARHIQRMRKLYAERRQATVAGLEGALGKQARIDLQPGGMHLIVRLQSRRSDSRLVARMREDGLYAEALSDWMAGGGGASALLVSFTNIGSQRAAENFGRQILKLM is encoded by the coding sequence ATGACGATCTTGAAAGCCGACAAAATCTCGCCGCTGGATCCGGCGGCGCCTGAGCCGTTTTATCGCCAGATTTACGATCGGTTTCGCAGTGCCATCGCCAGCGGATTGCTGAATCCGGGCGATCGCATTCCCTCGGCACGCGCGCTGACCAAGGAGTTGGGTTTGGCACGCGGCACGATTGACGTCGCCTATTCATTGCTGGCCGCGGAGGGGTACATCGAGGCCCACGGCCAAGCCGGCACCATCGTTGCGCCGGACCTCAAACCGCGAACGCCGGTCGCCATCCCAACGCCGCGAGCCCGCAACAGCACTACGACGACCAGCTTTCGTCCGGATTCGATTTTGCCATTCCAAATGGGCCTACCCGCGCTCGACGCGTTTCCGCGCAAGATCTGGGCGCGGCTCGGCGCGCGCTGCGTACGCGCCATGCAGCCGTCCGACATGGTTCATCCCTCCGTGTGCGGCCTGCCGGCGCTGCGCGCCCAGATCGCCGCCTATCTCGGGGTATCGCGTGGGATCAACTGCTCGCCTTCGCAGATATTCGTGACCTCGGGATATCGTCACACCATCGAGCTGATCGCACATTCATTGCTGAATGCGGGAGATCGCGTTTGGCTTGAAAACCCGGGATACCCACCGACGCGGGACATACTTGGCCATATGAAGATTGAAGCCGTCGCGGTGCCCGTCGATCGGGAGGGCATGGTCGTCTCGGATGGCGTCAGGCTGGCGCCACGGGCGCGCGCAGCGGTGGTAACGCCCGCGCATCAGTCTCCGCTATCGATGTCGCTGTCTCTTCCCCGACGCCTGGCGCTGCTTGACTGGGCTGCGCGAAATGATGCTTGGATCATCGAGGATGATTACGACGGCGAGTACCGCTATGTCAGCCGTCCGCTGCCGGCGTTGAAGAGTCTGGATCGCGATGGTCGCGTATTCTATTCGGGCACCTTCAGCAAGGTGCTGGTTCCGAGCCTTCGGCTTGCCTATCTGGTCGTGCCGGAAAGCGAGGTCGAGCGGGTCGAGCAGATCACCGAGGCGCTGGCGGGCGGCAGTCCCCGGCTGACGCAAGCCATTGTCACGGCCTTCATCACGGAAGGGCACTTCGCGCGCCATATCCAGCGGATGCGAAAACTCTATGCCGAGCGCAGGCAGGCGACGGTCGCGGGCCTGGAAGGCGCGCTTGGGAAACAGGCGCGGATCGACCTGCAGCCGGGAGGAATGCACTTGATCGTGCGACTGCAGAGCCGGCGATCGGACAGCCGACTTGTCGCGCGCATGCGCGAAGACGGCCTATATGCCGAAGCGTTGTCGGATTGGATGGCGGGAGGTGGCGGTGCCTCGGCCTTGCTGGTCAGTTTCACCAATATCGGCTCGCAGCGCGCCGCCGAGAATTTCGGACGGCAAATCCTGAAGCTGATGTGA
- a CDS encoding carboxymuconolactone decarboxylase family protein — MSNRIDYAKISPVGYKAFGGVYVHVQNSSLSKDLINLVYLRVSQINGCAYCIDMHSRDLLKSGIEIDKLVLVPVWRDAGAVFSQRECAALAWAETVTRVAETGVPDIDYEAASAEFGDKELADLTYAIGLMGAFNRLGISFRTPPAAATPALAA, encoded by the coding sequence ATGAGCAACCGTATCGACTACGCTAAGATCTCACCCGTCGGCTACAAGGCTTTCGGAGGCGTCTATGTCCATGTTCAAAACTCCAGCCTCTCAAAAGACCTCATCAATCTGGTGTATCTGCGGGTGTCGCAGATAAACGGCTGCGCCTACTGCATCGATATGCACTCCCGCGATCTGCTCAAGTCGGGCATCGAGATCGACAAGCTCGTCCTCGTGCCGGTGTGGCGCGACGCGGGCGCCGTATTCAGTCAGCGCGAATGCGCCGCGCTGGCATGGGCGGAAACCGTCACGCGCGTCGCCGAAACCGGCGTCCCCGATATCGACTATGAAGCTGCGTCTGCCGAGTTCGGCGACAAGGAACTTGCCGATCTCACGTATGCGATCGGCCTGATGGGCGCCTTCAATCGGCTGGGAATTTCGTTCCGTACGCCCCCCGCCGCTGCTACCCCTGCTCTCGCAGCTTGA
- a CDS encoding multidrug efflux SMR transporter has product MAWMFLSMAGVLEIGFAFGMKWSAGFTRLIPGLFTAITGLSSIFLLSISLRTLPVGTGYAVWTGIGAAGTAILGMTLLGESAAPLKVLCIVVILAGVIGLKLVPGN; this is encoded by the coding sequence ATGGCATGGATGTTTCTCAGCATGGCTGGGGTTCTCGAAATCGGATTCGCCTTCGGCATGAAGTGGTCTGCAGGTTTCACGCGTCTGATCCCCGGACTGTTTACGGCCATTACCGGTCTTTCCAGCATTTTCTTGCTCTCTATCTCACTCCGTACGCTACCGGTGGGAACCGGCTACGCAGTTTGGACGGGCATTGGGGCAGCGGGAACCGCGATTTTGGGAATGACCTTGCTCGGCGAATCCGCTGCGCCACTCAAAGTGCTCTGCATTGTTGTCATCTTGGCAGGCGTGATCGGGCTCAAGCTTGTTCCAGGAAATTGA
- a CDS encoding glutathione S-transferase family protein, with product MLKLYYATGTCALATYITLEEAGADYTAERLSFKDNQQNSPDYLAINPKGRVPALVTDRGVLTETPAMLAYIAQTFPKVRLAPLDDPFDFAQVQSFNSYLCSTVHINHAHKMRGARWATAESSFADMKAKVPQTMGACFALIEQKMFKGPFVMGDQFTICDCYLYTLSTWLEGDSVDINATPKVADHFKRMSDRPAVRKVMAAQKG from the coding sequence ATGCTCAAGCTCTACTACGCCACCGGCACCTGCGCGCTCGCCACCTACATCACCCTGGAGGAGGCCGGTGCCGACTACACGGCCGAGCGGCTGAGCTTCAAGGACAACCAGCAGAACAGCCCGGACTATCTCGCGATCAACCCGAAGGGCCGCGTGCCGGCGCTGGTGACCGATCGCGGCGTCCTCACCGAGACGCCGGCGATGCTGGCTTACATCGCGCAGACCTTCCCCAAGGTGAGGCTCGCGCCGCTCGACGATCCCTTCGACTTCGCCCAGGTGCAGTCGTTCAACTCCTACCTCTGCTCGACCGTGCACATCAATCATGCCCACAAGATGCGCGGCGCGCGCTGGGCGACGGCGGAGAGCTCGTTCGCCGACATGAAGGCGAAGGTCCCGCAGACCATGGGCGCCTGCTTCGCCCTGATCGAGCAGAAGATGTTCAAGGGGCCCTTCGTGATGGGCGATCAGTTCACGATCTGCGATTGCTATCTCTATACGCTCTCGACCTGGCTCGAGGGCGACAGCGTCGACATCAACGCGACGCCGAAGGTCGCCGACCATTTCAAGCGCATGTCGGACCGGCCCGCGGTGCGCAAGGTGATGGCTGCGCAGAAGGGCTAG
- a CDS encoding flavin-dependent oxidoreductase encodes MTVLIAGGGIGGLTLALSLHGIGVPAKVFESVAELKPLGVGINVLPHAVRELIELGLMDKLDASGVRTRELAYFSKHGKPIWSEPRGLEAGYKWPQFSIHRGTLQQLLLDTAVERLGRENILTSHHLTGWTETAGGVRADFIDRATGKAAGSYDGAILIAADGIHSAAREKLYSSEGPPIWNGRILWRGVTPAKAFLTGRTMIMAGHEILKFVCYPISKEPDAAGNHLINWVAERHMPPTYQWRREDYNRTARLEEFLPWFESWQFDWLDVPGLIKNCPHAYEYPLVDRDPVSQWTFGKVSLMGDAAHPMYPIGSNGASQAILDARTITREILAHGPTQAALLAYEAERRPATTDLVLLNRKNGPEQVMQLVEERAPDGFEVVTDVLSQQELEDIAANYKRVAGFQVEALNAKPAIVSKDARARA; translated from the coding sequence ATGACGGTACTCATCGCCGGTGGCGGCATCGGCGGGCTGACGCTTGCGCTCAGCCTGCATGGAATTGGCGTTCCCGCAAAAGTGTTCGAGAGCGTCGCGGAATTGAAGCCGCTCGGCGTCGGCATCAACGTGCTGCCGCATGCGGTGCGCGAGCTGATCGAGCTTGGCCTGATGGACAAGCTGGACGCCAGCGGCGTGCGCACCCGCGAGCTCGCCTATTTCTCCAAGCACGGCAAGCCGATCTGGAGCGAGCCGCGCGGGCTGGAGGCCGGCTACAAATGGCCGCAGTTCTCGATCCATCGCGGCACGCTCCAGCAGCTCCTGCTCGACACTGCGGTCGAGCGGCTCGGCCGCGAGAACATCCTCACCAGCCATCATCTGACCGGCTGGACCGAGACCGCCGGTGGCGTGCGCGCCGACTTCATCGACAGGGCAACCGGCAAGGCCGCAGGCAGCTACGACGGCGCGATCCTGATCGCCGCCGACGGCATCCATTCCGCCGCGCGCGAAAAGCTTTATTCCAGCGAGGGCCCGCCGATCTGGAACGGCCGCATCCTCTGGCGTGGCGTCACGCCGGCGAAGGCCTTCCTCACCGGCCGCACCATGATCATGGCCGGCCACGAGATCCTGAAATTCGTCTGCTACCCGATCTCGAAAGAGCCGGACGCCGCGGGCAATCACCTCATCAACTGGGTCGCCGAGCGCCACATGCCCCCGACCTATCAATGGCGGCGTGAGGACTATAACCGCACCGCGCGGCTCGAGGAGTTCTTGCCCTGGTTCGAGAGCTGGCAGTTCGACTGGCTCGACGTGCCGGGCCTGATCAAGAACTGCCCGCACGCCTATGAATATCCGCTGGTCGACCGGGATCCGGTATCGCAATGGACCTTCGGCAAGGTCTCGCTGATGGGCGACGCCGCACATCCCATGTATCCGATCGGCTCGAACGGCGCCTCGCAGGCGATCCTCGATGCCCGCACCATCACCCGCGAAATCCTGGCGCATGGGCCGACGCAGGCGGCGCTGCTCGCCTATGAGGCCGAGCGGAGGCCCGCGACCACCGACCTCGTCCTGCTCAACCGCAAGAACGGCCCCGAGCAGGTGATGCAGCTGGTCGAGGAGCGCGCGCCAGACGGCTTTGAGGTCGTCACCGACGTGCTGTCGCAACAAGAGCTCGAGGATATCGCCGCCAACTACAAGCGCGTTGCGGGTTTCCAGGTCGAGGCGCTGAATGCCAAACCGGCAATCGTGAGCAAGGACGCGCGCGCGAGGGCCTAA
- a CDS encoding PaaI family thioesterase: MVKTALDNFRRPPCAELLGWRLLDARPEEGWIKLGFEGKPEFCNPAGFIQGGILSAMLDDTMGPAVLVMSEGRLYTTTISMTVNFLSPAKPGPIIGEATVTQLGKTIAFVEGKLMAEDGTVLATASATERLLEAARVVNK, encoded by the coding sequence ATGGTCAAGACTGCGCTCGACAACTTTCGACGGCCGCCCTGCGCCGAGCTATTGGGCTGGCGCCTGCTCGATGCCCGCCCTGAGGAGGGGTGGATCAAGCTCGGCTTCGAAGGCAAGCCGGAGTTCTGCAACCCCGCAGGCTTCATCCAGGGCGGCATCCTCTCGGCCATGCTCGACGACACCATGGGCCCGGCAGTCCTCGTGATGAGCGAAGGCCGGCTCTACACCACCACCATCAGCATGACCGTGAACTTCCTCAGCCCGGCAAAGCCCGGTCCGATCATCGGCGAGGCCACGGTGACGCAGCTCGGCAAGACCATTGCGTTCGTCGAAGGCAAGCTGATGGCGGAGGATGGCACGGTACTGGCGACGGCAAGCGCGACCGAGCGGCTGCTGGAAGCGGCGAGGGTGGTGAACAAATAG